From Streptomyces sp. NBC_00775, one genomic window encodes:
- a CDS encoding nitrate/nitrite transporter, which produces MTAPSTAPAPSRGGRWIEEWDPEDEAFWQEKGEKVARRNLLFSVLSEHIGFSIWTMWSVMVLFMGPEYGLTPADKFLLTSMVTLVGAVVRVPYTFAVAIFGGRNWTIVSAALLLVPSVAAFVVMEPGTSFNTFLVVGLLAGIGGGNFASSMTNINAFFPLKKKGWALGLNAGGGNIGVPVIQLVALAIIGASGGPRVLLGIYIPLILVAAVLAALFMDNISSVKNDTGAAKDAAKDAHTWIMSFLYIGTFGSFIGYAFAFGQVLQVQFGRTPLQSAYLTFIGPLLGSLIRPVGGWLADRYGGARITLWNFVAMAAATGVLVEASMQKSLPLFVSVFVVLFVLSGLGNGSTYKMIPGIFQAKAVAKGLSGEEAASYGRRLSGASMGLIGAVGALGGVGINLAFRQSFLSSGSGTGAFVTFLAFYAACFVVTWAVYLRRPAAAEAPATASTETKAQLSYAEV; this is translated from the coding sequence ATGACAGCCCCTAGTACAGCCCCCGCACCAAGCAGGGGAGGCCGTTGGATCGAGGAGTGGGATCCCGAGGACGAGGCCTTCTGGCAGGAGAAGGGGGAGAAGGTCGCCCGGCGGAATCTGCTCTTCTCCGTACTCTCCGAGCACATCGGGTTCTCGATCTGGACCATGTGGTCGGTGATGGTCCTGTTCATGGGGCCCGAGTACGGGCTCACCCCGGCCGACAAGTTCCTGCTCACGTCCATGGTGACGCTCGTCGGAGCGGTCGTGCGGGTGCCCTACACCTTCGCTGTCGCGATCTTCGGCGGCCGGAACTGGACCATCGTGTCGGCGGCCCTGCTGCTCGTGCCGAGCGTCGCCGCGTTCGTGGTGATGGAGCCGGGCACCTCGTTCAACACCTTCCTGGTCGTCGGTCTGCTGGCCGGCATCGGCGGTGGCAACTTCGCCTCCTCCATGACCAACATCAACGCCTTCTTCCCGCTCAAGAAGAAGGGCTGGGCGCTTGGCCTCAACGCGGGCGGCGGCAACATCGGCGTACCCGTCATCCAGCTCGTGGCGCTCGCCATCATCGGGGCGAGCGGCGGGCCGCGGGTGCTGCTCGGGATCTACATCCCGCTCATCCTGGTGGCCGCCGTGCTCGCCGCCCTCTTCATGGACAACATCTCCTCCGTGAAGAACGACACCGGTGCCGCCAAGGACGCGGCGAAGGACGCGCACACCTGGATCATGTCCTTCCTCTACATCGGGACGTTCGGCTCCTTCATCGGCTACGCCTTCGCCTTCGGGCAGGTCCTTCAGGTGCAGTTCGGGCGTACGCCGCTGCAGTCCGCCTACCTCACCTTCATCGGCCCGCTGCTCGGCTCGCTGATCCGGCCCGTCGGCGGCTGGCTCGCCGACCGGTACGGCGGCGCCAGGATCACGCTCTGGAACTTCGTCGCCATGGCCGCGGCGACCGGTGTCCTGGTCGAAGCCAGCATGCAGAAGTCGCTGCCGCTGTTCGTCAGCGTGTTCGTGGTGCTCTTCGTGCTCAGCGGGCTCGGCAATGGATCGACGTACAAGATGATCCCCGGGATCTTCCAGGCGAAGGCCGTCGCCAAGGGGCTGAGCGGCGAGGAAGCGGCCTCGTACGGGCGCCGGCTCTCCGGTGCCTCCATGGGGCTCATCGGCGCGGTGGGCGCGCTCGGCGGCGTGGGTATCAACCTCGCCTTCCGGCAGTCGTTCCTCAGCTCCGGCTCCGGCACCGGCGCGTTCGTCACCTTCCTCGCCTTCTATGCGGCCTGCTTCGTGGTCACCTGGGCCGTATACCTTCGCCGCCCGGCCGCCGCCGAGGCCCCGGCCACGGCCTCCACCGAGACGAAGGCCCAGCTCAGCTACGCCGAAGTGTGA
- a CDS encoding uroporphyrinogen-III synthase, which yields MYDEQQRAQNGPLAGFTVGVTAARRADELGALLQRRGASVVHAPALRIVPLADDSELLTATKELIDHAPDVVVATTAIGFRGWVEAADGWGLGEELLARLRGVELLARGPKVKGAIRAQGLTEEWSPSSESMAEVLDRLLDEGVEGRRIAIQLHGEPLPGFVESLRAAGAEVVGVPVYRWMPPEDIGPVDRLLDAAVTRGLDALTFTSAPAAASLLSRAEDRGLLPELLAALHHDVLPACVGPVTALPLQARGIDTVQPERFRLGPLVQLLCQELPGRARALPIAGHRVEIRGHAVMVDGALRPVPPAGMSLLRALSRRPGWVVARAELLRALPGAGRDEHAVETAMARLRTALGAPKLIQTVVKRGYRLALDPAADSKYADV from the coding sequence ATGTACGACGAACAGCAGCGAGCGCAGAACGGTCCCCTGGCCGGATTCACCGTGGGCGTGACCGCCGCGCGCCGGGCCGACGAGCTCGGGGCGCTGCTCCAGCGGCGCGGCGCCTCCGTCGTGCACGCGCCGGCCCTGCGCATCGTGCCGCTCGCCGACGACAGCGAACTGCTCACCGCCACCAAGGAACTGATCGACCACGCGCCGGACGTGGTGGTGGCGACCACCGCCATCGGCTTCCGGGGCTGGGTCGAGGCCGCCGACGGCTGGGGGCTCGGCGAGGAACTGCTCGCCCGGCTGCGTGGGGTCGAACTGCTCGCCCGCGGGCCCAAGGTCAAGGGCGCCATACGGGCCCAGGGGCTGACCGAGGAGTGGTCGCCGTCCTCCGAGTCCATGGCCGAGGTGCTCGACCGGCTGCTCGACGAGGGCGTCGAGGGGCGCCGTATCGCCATCCAGCTGCACGGCGAGCCGCTGCCCGGGTTCGTGGAGTCGCTGCGGGCCGCGGGAGCCGAGGTCGTCGGGGTCCCCGTGTACCGGTGGATGCCGCCGGAGGACATCGGTCCCGTCGACCGGCTGCTGGACGCGGCCGTCACCCGCGGCCTGGACGCGCTCACCTTCACCAGCGCGCCCGCCGCCGCCTCCCTGCTGTCCAGGGCGGAGGACCGCGGACTGCTCCCGGAACTCCTCGCCGCCCTGCACCACGACGTACTGCCCGCCTGTGTCGGCCCGGTCACCGCGCTGCCGTTGCAGGCCCGGGGCATCGACACCGTCCAGCCCGAACGCTTCCGGCTCGGCCCCCTCGTACAGCTGCTGTGTCAGGAACTGCCGGGGCGGGCGCGGGCGTTGCCCATCGCCGGGCACCGGGTGGAGATCCGCGGGCATGCCGTGATGGTGGACGGGGCGCTGCGGCCCGTACCGCCTGCCGGGATGTCGCTGCTGCGGGCCCTGTCGCGGCGGCCCGGCTGGGTGGTGGCCCGCGCCGAGCTGCTGCGCGCGCTGCCCGGCGCCGGGCGGGACGAGCACGCCGTCGAGACGGCGATGGCCAGGCTGCGTACGGCACTTGGCGCGCCCAAGCTCATCCAGACCGTCGTCAAGCGCGGCTACCGGCTGGCGCTCGACCCGGCCGCGGACTCCAAGTACGCGGACGTGTAG
- a CDS encoding anthrone oxygenase family protein, which yields MTDNSTGRRTTAGGVLGAATVAMGLIAGVFYIFACDVMPSLARSDDRVFIEVMQNINDVIQNPVFFLSFMGALVLTALSAWQLRGSGALRWWVYAALAAYALVFLFTVAVNIPLNNDLANAGDPAKIADPAAVRARFEDTWVAWNVVRALLSTLALACLARALLLYRRSYTSAYLESAAGSSASR from the coding sequence ATGACAGACAACAGCACGGGGCGGCGTACGACCGCCGGAGGTGTACTGGGCGCGGCCACGGTCGCGATGGGCCTGATCGCCGGGGTCTTCTACATATTCGCCTGCGACGTCATGCCATCGCTGGCCCGCAGCGACGACCGCGTCTTCATCGAGGTCATGCAGAACATCAACGACGTGATCCAGAACCCGGTGTTCTTCCTGAGCTTCATGGGCGCACTGGTCCTGACGGCTCTCTCCGCCTGGCAGTTGCGCGGTTCCGGCGCACTCCGGTGGTGGGTGTACGCCGCCCTCGCCGCGTACGCCCTCGTCTTCCTCTTCACCGTCGCCGTGAACATCCCGCTCAACAACGACCTCGCGAACGCCGGCGACCCGGCGAAGATCGCCGACCCGGCCGCCGTACGCGCGAGGTTCGAGGACACCTGGGTGGCGTGGAACGTCGTACGGGCCCTGCTGTCGACGCTCGCGCTGGCGTGCCTCGCCCGGGCCCTGCTCCTGTACCGACGGTCCTACACGTCCGCGTACTTGGAGTCCGCGGCCGGGTCGAGCGCCAGCCGGTAG
- a CDS encoding NAD-dependent malic enzyme: protein MATAPSVSYSMTVRLEVPASGTAVSQLTGAVESHGGSVTGLDVTASGHEKLRIDVTIAATSTAHADEIVEQLRGIEGVTLGKVSDRTFLMHLGGKIEMQSKHPIRNRDDLSMIYTPGVARVCMAIAENPEDARRLTIKRNSVAVVTDGSAVLGLGNIGPMAALPVMEGKAALFKRFAGIDAWPICLDTQDTDAIVEIVKAIAPGFAGINLEDISAPRCFEIEARLREALDIPVFHDDQHGTAIVVLAALTNALRVAGKAIGDIRVVMSGAGAAGTAILKLLIAAGVKNAVVADIHGVVHADRTDLVDAAAGTPLRWIADNTNPEGLTGTLKEAVRGADVFIGVSAPNVIDGDDVAAMAENAIVFALANPDPEVDPAIARQTAAVVATGRSDFPNQINNVLVFPGVFRGLLDAQSRTVNTEMMLAAAAALADVVTEDELNPNYIIPSVFNDKVAGAVAGAVRSAARAAGASASAE from the coding sequence ATGGCAACGGCGCCCAGCGTCTCCTACTCGATGACGGTCCGGCTGGAGGTGCCCGCGAGCGGAACCGCGGTCTCCCAGCTCACCGGGGCCGTCGAGTCCCACGGAGGCTCGGTGACCGGCCTCGACGTGACCGCCTCCGGCCACGAGAAGCTCCGGATCGACGTCACGATCGCGGCGACCTCCACGGCGCACGCCGACGAGATCGTCGAGCAGCTCCGCGGCATCGAGGGCGTCACCCTCGGCAAGGTCTCGGACCGTACGTTCCTCATGCACCTCGGCGGCAAGATCGAGATGCAGTCCAAGCACCCGATCCGCAACCGTGACGACCTCTCCATGATCTACACCCCGGGCGTGGCCCGCGTGTGCATGGCGATCGCCGAGAACCCCGAGGACGCCCGCCGCCTCACCATCAAGCGCAACTCCGTTGCGGTTGTGACGGACGGATCCGCGGTGCTGGGCCTGGGCAACATCGGGCCGATGGCCGCTCTGCCGGTCATGGAGGGCAAGGCGGCCCTCTTCAAGCGCTTCGCCGGTATCGACGCCTGGCCGATCTGCCTGGACACCCAGGACACCGACGCGATCGTCGAGATCGTCAAGGCCATCGCCCCCGGCTTCGCGGGCATCAACCTGGAGGACATCTCCGCCCCCCGCTGCTTCGAGATCGAGGCCCGGCTGCGCGAGGCCCTCGACATCCCCGTCTTCCACGACGACCAGCACGGCACCGCGATCGTCGTGCTCGCCGCCCTCACGAACGCCCTGCGTGTGGCGGGCAAGGCGATCGGCGACATCCGTGTCGTCATGTCCGGTGCGGGCGCGGCCGGTACGGCCATCCTCAAGCTGCTCATCGCCGCGGGCGTCAAGAACGCGGTCGTCGCCGACATCCACGGTGTCGTGCACGCGGACCGCACGGACCTGGTGGACGCCGCCGCCGGCACGCCGCTGCGCTGGATCGCCGACAACACCAACCCCGAGGGCCTCACGGGCACGTTGAAGGAAGCCGTGCGCGGCGCGGACGTCTTCATCGGCGTCTCCGCCCCGAACGTCATCGACGGCGACGACGTGGCCGCCATGGCCGAGAACGCCATCGTGTTCGCGCTCGCGAACCCCGACCCCGAGGTCGACCCGGCAATCGCCCGCCAGACGGCGGCAGTTGTCGCCACGGGCCGCTCCGACTTCCCCAACCAGATCAACAACGTCCTGGTCTTCCCGGGCGTCTTCCGCGGCCTCCTGGACGCCCAGTCCCGCACGGTCAACACGGAGATGATGCTGGCCGCCGCGGCCGCCCTGGCGGACGTGGTGACCGAGGACGAGCTCAACCCGAACTACATCATCCCCAGCGTCTTCAACGACAAGGTCGCGGGAGCGGTCGCCGGAGCCGTGCGCTCTGCGGCTCGGGCGGCTGGGGCGTCGGCCTCTGCCGAGTAG
- a CDS encoding sigma-70 family RNA polymerase sigma factor, which produces MSQQSSSTEPDEELMRALYREHAGPLLAYVLRLVAGDRQRAEDVVQETLIRAWKNAGQLNRATGSVRPWLVTVARRIVIDGHRSRQARPQEVDPSPLEVIPAEDEIDKALWLMTLSDALDDLTPAHREVLVETYFKGRTVNEAAETLGIPSGTVRSRVFYALRSMKLALEERGVTA; this is translated from the coding sequence ATGTCCCAGCAGTCCTCGTCGACCGAACCCGACGAGGAGCTGATGCGTGCCCTGTACAGGGAACACGCGGGGCCGTTGCTCGCGTACGTCCTGCGGCTGGTCGCGGGGGACCGGCAGCGCGCCGAGGATGTCGTGCAGGAGACGCTCATCCGTGCCTGGAAGAACGCCGGTCAGCTCAATCGTGCGACCGGTTCGGTACGACCCTGGCTGGTGACGGTCGCCCGGCGCATCGTCATCGACGGCCACCGCAGCCGGCAGGCCCGGCCGCAGGAGGTGGATCCGTCACCGCTGGAGGTCATCCCCGCGGAGGACGAGATCGATAAGGCGTTGTGGCTGATGACACTGTCGGACGCGCTGGACGACCTGACCCCTGCTCACAGGGAAGTCCTGGTCGAAACATACTTTAAAGGGCGTACGGTCAATGAGGCGGCCGAGACGCTCGGCATACCCAGCGGCACCGTGCGCTCACGGGTGTTCTACGCCCTGCGTTCGATGAAGCTGGCGCTGGAGGAGCGGGGGGTGACGGCATGA
- a CDS encoding CGNR zinc finger domain-containing protein: MASGMATASYELRFDSGRICLDLTATTHPEERLDTAVRLRAWIAASGLVPPGTALDADASWLMGFRELRGHIAQLVRGELDARPADAALARVNAVALGTPPAPWAVRADDGSLHRRLRTPPGCAELLCVVARDALELLTDPVARASLRQCEGDNCPIVYLDTSRGRRRRWCSSEVCGNRERVARHRRRAALARA, from the coding sequence ATGGCATCGGGCATGGCCACGGCCTCGTACGAGCTGCGGTTCGACTCCGGGCGGATCTGCCTGGACCTGACCGCGACCACCCACCCCGAGGAACGGCTCGACACGGCCGTCCGGCTGCGCGCCTGGATCGCCGCGTCCGGACTCGTGCCCCCGGGCACGGCCCTCGACGCGGACGCCTCCTGGCTCATGGGCTTCCGGGAACTGCGCGGGCACATCGCGCAGTTGGTACGCGGCGAACTCGACGCACGGCCCGCCGACGCGGCGCTCGCCCGCGTCAACGCGGTCGCGCTGGGCACCCCGCCCGCCCCCTGGGCCGTACGCGCGGACGACGGTTCGCTGCATCGCCGGCTGCGCACCCCGCCCGGCTGCGCCGAACTGCTCTGCGTCGTCGCCCGGGACGCCCTCGAACTGCTCACCGATCCGGTGGCGCGGGCGAGTTTGAGGCAGTGCGAGGGGGACAACTGTCCGATCGTCTATCTCGACACATCCCGGGGCCGTCGCCGACGATGGTGTTCCAGTGAGGTGTGCGGCAACCGGGAGCGAGTGGCCCGGCACCGGCGCCGGGCGGCCCTCGCACGCGCCTGA
- a CDS encoding HelD family protein, which yields MAAQAQQETALGSVHGSVTVDSVKDDSVRDREISVEQEHLDRVYRRLEEKIHEAEFLMNDAAKRGQVGTPGALAERDAQVFRAGIHLNRLNNEFEDFLFGRIDLLLGKDGKKGPDGAYTAVEPAEGAVREDNTAEIAETLHIGRIGVLDTDYAPLVIDWRAPAAAPFYRSTPVDPGRVVRRRVIRSKGRKVLGVEDDLMRPELKATLDGRELPVIGDGALMAALGQARSHTMRDIVSSIQAEQDLVIRAPAASVAYVEGGPGTGKTAVALHRAAYLLYQDRRRYSGGILIVSPTPLLVAYTEGVLPSLGEEGQVAIRAIGSLVDGAEATLYDAPAVARAKGSYRMLKVLRHAARGILEPAPNPRSSRSARNGGAGQRGSGGDAGQLAFGDDAEPQGPAAVPTRLRVVAFGRRLELEAAELDRIRRNALSGTAPVNLLRPRARKLLLDALWAQSGAGTRHSDPELAAELRSSFDEDITSEDSFITFLDAWWPELTPRGVLAAMADERRLGRWARRILNPGEVRRVARSLKRDGLSVHDVAMLDELNAILGTPARPRKRRELDPLDQLTGLEELMPTREETQWERAERLAQERTEYAHVIVDEAQDLTPMQWRMVGRRGRHATWTVVGDPAQSSWSDPDEAAEARDEALGTRPRRRFTLTVNYRNPAEIAELAAKVLALAMPGSTSPSAVRSTGVEPRFAVVRDSLAQTVRAEAAHLLDRVDGTVGVVVAMNRREEAARWLDGLGDRVVALGSLEAKGLEYDATVVVSPAEIADESPAGLRVLYVALTRATQQLTVISSDRDEPDANGVPDLLRD from the coding sequence GTGGCCGCTCAGGCTCAGCAGGAAACCGCGCTCGGCTCGGTCCATGGATCCGTAACGGTCGACTCCGTCAAGGACGACTCCGTACGGGACCGGGAGATCAGCGTCGAACAGGAACATCTGGACCGGGTGTACCGGCGCCTCGAGGAGAAGATCCACGAGGCGGAGTTCCTGATGAACGACGCCGCCAAGCGCGGTCAGGTCGGTACTCCGGGGGCGCTCGCGGAGCGGGACGCCCAGGTGTTCCGCGCGGGAATTCACCTCAACCGCCTCAACAACGAGTTCGAGGACTTCCTCTTCGGCCGTATCGACCTGCTCCTCGGGAAGGACGGCAAGAAGGGTCCGGACGGCGCCTACACGGCGGTCGAACCGGCTGAGGGTGCCGTCCGCGAGGACAACACCGCGGAGATCGCGGAGACGCTCCACATCGGCAGGATCGGCGTCCTCGACACGGACTACGCCCCGCTGGTGATCGACTGGAGGGCGCCCGCCGCGGCCCCCTTCTACCGCTCGACGCCGGTCGACCCCGGCCGTGTCGTACGCCGTCGGGTCATCCGCTCCAAGGGCCGCAAGGTCCTCGGCGTCGAGGACGACCTGATGCGCCCGGAGCTGAAGGCCACCCTCGACGGCCGCGAACTCCCCGTGATCGGCGACGGCGCGCTGATGGCCGCGCTCGGCCAGGCCCGCAGCCACACCATGCGCGACATCGTGTCGTCCATCCAGGCCGAGCAGGACCTGGTGATCCGCGCCCCCGCCGCCTCGGTGGCGTACGTCGAGGGCGGCCCGGGCACGGGCAAGACGGCGGTGGCCCTGCACCGGGCCGCGTACCTCCTCTACCAGGACCGCCGGCGCTACTCGGGCGGCATCCTGATCGTCTCCCCGACCCCGCTCCTCGTCGCCTACACCGAGGGCGTCCTCCCCTCCCTCGGCGAGGAGGGCCAGGTCGCCATCCGCGCCATCGGCTCGCTCGTCGACGGCGCGGAGGCCACCCTGTACGACGCTCCGGCCGTGGCCCGCGCCAAGGGCTCGTACCGGATGCTGAAGGTGCTGCGGCACGCGGCCCGCGGCATCCTCGAACCGGCGCCGAACCCCCGGTCCTCGCGCTCCGCGCGGAACGGCGGCGCCGGGCAGCGCGGCTCGGGCGGCGACGCCGGGCAGCTCGCCTTCGGTGACGACGCCGAGCCGCAGGGCCCGGCGGCGGTGCCCACCCGGCTCCGTGTCGTCGCGTTCGGGCGCCGTCTCGAACTGGAGGCCGCGGAGCTGGACCGGATCCGACGCAACGCGCTGAGCGGGACCGCACCCGTCAACCTGCTGCGGCCGCGCGCCCGCAAGCTGCTGCTCGACGCGCTGTGGGCGCAGTCGGGCGCCGGGACGCGGCACTCGGACCCGGAGCTGGCCGCCGAGCTGCGGTCGTCGTTCGACGAGGACATCACGTCGGAGGACAGCTTCATCACGTTCCTGGACGCCTGGTGGCCGGAGCTGACCCCGCGGGGCGTGCTGGCCGCCATGGCGGACGAGCGGCGGCTCGGGCGCTGGGCGCGGCGGATCCTCAACCCTGGCGAGGTCCGGCGGGTGGCGCGCTCGCTCAAGCGGGACGGGCTCTCCGTGCACGACGTGGCGATGCTCGACGAGCTGAACGCCATCCTCGGCACCCCCGCCCGGCCCAGGAAGCGGCGCGAGCTGGACCCGCTGGACCAGCTCACCGGCCTCGAAGAGCTCATGCCCACCCGCGAGGAGACGCAGTGGGAGCGCGCCGAGCGGCTGGCGCAGGAGCGGACCGAGTACGCGCACGTCATCGTCGACGAGGCGCAGGACCTCACGCCGATGCAGTGGCGCATGGTCGGGCGGCGCGGCCGGCACGCCACGTGGACGGTCGTGGGCGACCCGGCGCAGTCCTCGTGGTCCGACCCGGACGAGGCCGCCGAGGCCCGCGACGAGGCCCTGGGGACCCGTCCCCGGCGCCGCTTCACCCTCACCGTCAACTACCGCAACCCCGCGGAGATCGCCGAGCTGGCCGCCAAGGTCCTCGCGCTCGCCATGCCGGGCTCGACGTCCCCGTCGGCCGTACGGTCCACGGGTGTCGAGCCCCGCTTCGCTGTCGTACGGGACTCCCTCGCGCAGACCGTGCGCGCCGAGGCGGCCCACCTGCTCGACCGCGTGGACGGCACCGTGGGCGTCGTCGTCGCCATGAACCGGCGCGAGGAGGCCGCCCGCTGGCTCGACGGGCTCGGTGACCGTGTGGTGGCGCTCGGCAGCCTGGAGGCGAAGGGGCTGGAATACGACGCCACGGTCGTCGTCTCGCCCGCCGAGATCGCCGACGAGTCGCCCGCGGGGCTGCGTGTGCTGTACGTCGCCCTCACCCGGGCCACTCAGCAGCTGACCGTCATCTCCAGCGACCGTGACGAACCCGATGCGAACGGGGTGCCAGATCTGCTCCGGGACTGA
- a CDS encoding zf-HC2 domain-containing protein: protein MQGPRGQQNPGDIHETVGAYALGILDDAEATAFEAHLATCEWCAQQLDELAGMEPMLAALADLPAAQGTPAIGESLAARPSPRLAERLVDEVSERRAVKRRRGMYLVAAAAALIIGGPLTVMAVNGGSDSSTSPPVAMATSPAKAAFDVMTDKKSATDPSTKVNAVVAVEKKDWGTHAVLQLKNVKGPLKCSLIAVGKNGERETVTSWAVPKWGYGIANAKTEEAKSPLYVHGGAAFSPNQIDHFEVMTFDGKRLVEVNA from the coding sequence ATGCAGGGTCCACGGGGACAGCAAAACCCCGGAGACATCCACGAGACCGTCGGCGCCTACGCCCTCGGGATTCTCGACGACGCCGAAGCAACCGCTTTCGAGGCGCATCTGGCGACCTGCGAATGGTGCGCCCAGCAGCTCGACGAGCTCGCCGGGATGGAGCCGATGCTCGCCGCGCTCGCGGATCTGCCCGCCGCGCAGGGCACGCCGGCCATCGGCGAGTCGCTGGCCGCACGCCCGAGCCCACGGCTCGCGGAGCGGCTCGTCGACGAGGTGTCGGAGCGGCGCGCCGTCAAGCGCCGGCGCGGGATGTACCTGGTGGCGGCCGCGGCCGCGCTGATCATCGGCGGACCGCTGACGGTGATGGCGGTCAACGGTGGCAGCGACAGCAGTACGTCGCCGCCCGTGGCGATGGCCACCAGCCCGGCCAAGGCGGCCTTCGACGTCATGACGGACAAGAAGTCGGCCACCGACCCGAGCACCAAGGTCAACGCCGTCGTCGCCGTGGAGAAGAAGGACTGGGGCACCCACGCCGTCCTCCAGCTCAAGAACGTCAAGGGCCCGCTCAAGTGCTCCCTGATCGCCGTCGGCAAGAACGGCGAGCGCGAGACGGTGACCTCCTGGGCCGTCCCGAAGTGGGGTTACGGCATTGCGAACGCCAAGACCGAAGAGGCGAAATCCCCGCTCTACGTACACGGCGGCGCGGCCTTCTCGCCCAACCAGATCGACCACTTCGAGGTCATGACGTTCGACGGGAAGCGGCTCGTGGAGGTGAACGCGTGA
- the murA gene encoding UDP-N-acetylglucosamine 1-carboxyvinyltransferase: protein MTVNDDVLLVHGGTPLEGEIRVRGAKNLVPKAMVAALLGSEPSRLRNVPDIRDVRVVRGLLQLHGVTVRPGEEPGELVLDPSHVESANVADIDAHAGSSRIPILFCGPLLHRLGHAFIPGLGGCDIGGRPIDFHFEVLRQFGAKIEKRADGQYLEAPQRLRGTKIQLPYPSVGATEQVLLTAVLAEGTTELSNAAVEPEIEDLICVLQKMGAIIAMDTDRTIRITGVDTLGGYTHAALPDRLEAASWASAALATEGNIYVRGAQQRSMMTFLNTYRKVGGAFAIDDEGIRFWHPGSQLKSIALETDVHPGFQTDWQQPLVVALTQATGLSIIHETVYESRLGFTSALNQMGAHIQLYRECLGGSNCRFGQRNFLHSAVVSGPTKLQGADLVIPDLRGGFSYLIAALAAQGTSRVHGIDLINRGYENFMEKLVELGAKVELPGKALG from the coding sequence ATGACCGTCAATGACGATGTCCTGCTTGTCCACGGCGGAACCCCGCTTGAGGGCGAGATCCGTGTCCGCGGTGCGAAGAATCTCGTACCCAAGGCCATGGTCGCCGCCCTGCTGGGCAGTGAACCGAGCCGGCTGCGCAATGTCCCCGACATCCGCGATGTGCGTGTCGTCCGCGGGCTGCTGCAGCTGCACGGTGTGACGGTACGTCCGGGTGAGGAACCGGGCGAGTTGGTGCTGGATCCGTCGCACGTCGAGAGCGCGAACGTCGCCGACATCGATGCCCACGCGGGTTCGTCGCGCATCCCGATTCTTTTCTGTGGCCCGCTGTTGCACCGTCTGGGGCACGCGTTCATCCCCGGCCTGGGCGGCTGTGACATCGGCGGCCGGCCGATCGACTTCCACTTCGAGGTGCTGCGGCAGTTCGGCGCGAAGATCGAGAAGCGGGCGGACGGCCAGTACCTGGAGGCCCCGCAGCGGCTGCGCGGCACGAAGATCCAGCTGCCGTACCCGTCCGTCGGCGCGACCGAGCAGGTGCTGCTGACGGCCGTTCTGGCGGAAGGCACCACCGAGCTGTCCAACGCGGCCGTGGAGCCCGAGATCGAGGACCTCATCTGCGTACTGCAGAAGATGGGCGCGATCATCGCCATGGACACCGACCGGACGATCCGCATCACGGGTGTCGACACGCTCGGCGGCTACACCCACGCGGCCCTCCCGGACCGCCTGGAGGCCGCCTCGTGGGCTTCCGCGGCGCTGGCGACCGAAGGCAACATCTACGTCCGCGGCGCCCAGCAGCGCTCGATGATGACGTTCCTGAACACCTACCGCAAGGTGGGCGGGGCGTTCGCGATCGACGACGAGGGCATCCGCTTCTGGCACCCGGGCAGCCAGCTCAAGTCGATCGCCCTGGAGACGGACGTCCACCCGGGCTTCCAGACGGACTGGCAGCAGCCGCTGGTGGTGGCCCTCACCCAGGCCACCGGCCTGTCCATCATCCACGAGACGGTGTACGAGTCCCGTCTCGGCTTCACCTCCGCGCTCAACCAGATGGGCGCGCACATCCAGCTCTACCGCGAGTGCCTCGGCGGCTCCAACTGCCGCTTCGGCCAGCGCAACTTCCTGCACTCGGCCGTCGTTTCGGGCCCGACGAAGCTCCAGGGCGCCGACCTGGTCATCCCCGACCTCCGCGGCGGCTTCTCGTACCTGATCGCCGCCCTCGCGGCCCAGGGCACCTCCCGGGTCCACGGCATCGACCTCATCAACCGCGGCTACGAGAACTTCATGGAGAAGCTCGTCGAGCTGGGCGCGAAGGTCGAACTGCCGGGCAAGGCGCTCGGGTAA
- a CDS encoding HU family DNA-binding protein: MNRSELVAALADRAEVTRKDADAVLAAFAETVGEIVAKGDEKVTIPGFLTFERTHRAARTARNPQTGDPIQIPAGYSVKVSAGSKLKEAAKGK; encoded by the coding sequence ATGAACCGCAGTGAGCTGGTGGCCGCGCTGGCCGACCGCGCCGAGGTGACCCGCAAGGACGCCGACGCCGTTCTGGCCGCGTTCGCCGAGACCGTCGGCGAGATCGTCGCCAAGGGCGACGAGAAGGTCACCATCCCCGGCTTCCTGACCTTCGAGCGCACCCACCGTGCCGCTCGCACCGCGCGCAACCCGCAGACCGGCGACCCGATCCAGATCCCGGCCGGCTACAGCGTGAAGGTCTCCGCGGGCTCGAAGCTCAAGGAAGCCGCCAAGGGCAAGTAA